One Archocentrus centrarchus isolate MPI-CPG fArcCen1 chromosome 14, fArcCen1, whole genome shotgun sequence DNA window includes the following coding sequences:
- the stard13a gene encoding stAR-related lipid transfer protein 13 isoform X2: MTTQRKSAKLQLRRSISEQLRDSTSKAWDLLWRNVRERRLAEIEAKEACDWLRAAGFPQYAQLYEDSQFPVDISSVKRDHDFLDRDLVEPLCRRLNTLNKCASMKLDVTHPKKKGDDSDEDDPLAISKRWTFEWSSRRWSRLQDFLSDSTNESSPTGQGEGLHSTVSSESVLTDLSEQEITEISSLHSEDSASAMPDSISMASLSASYQPPRELPHYNSLPIKSSRHGQGRRSKAKEFLRRMEIMRTWGPSTRRKGSNRRPPLVISGPVLQGEEPQALQMLQCTPINQLEQSPKHNHQTDGDTSPVSLSKDCKDQVTMSVSPSNETVELSVKEPVYTKPRTANKRSSMYLEDMVLPSQGKRTEGQSQFGRNQFHSYENLLIHIPKDHKPGTFPKALSIESLAPSPGDRNNDSQVHAQTSPTDNGLGEPWSSKPLCKPCPEAPRGSRVSVYDNVPGSHLYASTGDLLDLEKEDNLFPHLDDIIQHVSGLQQIVNHWSRSVLPEGETGEGEEEGEGRTTPSEGERDGVSLNDTDSTGTSRERRDSGVGASLTRPRLRWPSLRTSDHLNQPASSLQISSQSAGQLSLLQKFSLLRLTAIMEKYSMSNKHGWTWSVPKFMKRMKVPDYKEKSVFGVPLIVHVQRCGFPLPLCLQQALSHLRIHCLDQVGLFRKSGVKSRIQALRQQCELSPDCVSYDDQSAYDVADMVKQFFRDLPEPLLTSKLGETFLHIYQYVPKEQRLQAVRAAILLMPDENREVLQTLLYFLRDVTSMVEENQMTPMNLAVCLGPSLFHLSILKSETLSPRSIQRKYTTGQPDQKDLSENLAATQGLAHMITECQRLFQIPEEMVTQSRNSYMEAELMVPPLDELCKAHEEEVDVDEEEEDEEGSYHAHLERLIQNLLKEAKDRSKGWVSRPTNDHTELSFKKVGDGNPLRRWRVCLEVSATPTEVLHRLLRERPLWQTDLQEEKILETLDKQTDVYLYSCCNMPPQPTCEYVVLRSWRADLCKGSSALVCVSVDHEDSPPTGSVRGVVLESQYLLEPCGTGRTRLTHVSRVDLRGRSPEWYNKAFGHLCVNEAQRIRSSFLPSDQTSPEAKI, from the exons ATGACAACCCAGCGAAAGTCTGCCAAGCTACAGCTGCGGCGGTCGATCAGTGAGCAGCTGCGGGACTCAACGTCCAAGGCTTGGGATCTGCTGTGGAGAAATGTCCGGGAGAGACGGTTAGCAG AGATTGAGGCTAAGGAGGCTTGTGACTGGCTTCGAGCAGCGGGATTTCCACAGTACGCCCAGCTGTATGAAG ATTCCCAGTTTCCAGTTGATATTTCATCAGTAAAGAGGGACCACGACTTTTTGGACCGGGATCTGGTGGAGCCTCTGTGTCG GCGTCTAAATACACTAAACAAGTGCGCCTCCATGAAACTGGATGTCACTCATCCCAAGAAGAAA GGTGATGACTCTGATGAAGATGATCCTCTGGCTATCAGTAAAAGGTGGACATTCGAGTGGAGCAGCCGACGTTGGTCTCGCCTACAAGACTTTCTGTCCGACAGCACCAATGAAAGCAGCCCGACGGGTCAGGGGGAGGGTCTGCACAGCACAGTGAGCAGCGAGAGCGTGCTGACGGACTTGAGCGAGCAGGAGATCACGGAAATCTCCTCGCTACACAGTGAGGACTCCGCCTCTGCGATGCCTGACTCTATATCCATGGCCTCCCTCTCTGCTTCCTATCAACCGCCACGGGAGCTTCCACACTACAACTCCCTGCCTATCAAAAGTAGTCGCCATGGGCAAGGAAGGCGGAGTAAAGCCAAGGAGTTTTTGCGTCGAATGGAAATAATGCGTACTTGGGGGCCATCAACGAGGCGGAAGGGCTCAAACCGCAGGCCGCCACTGGTCATCAGTGGGCCGGTGTTACAGGGTGAGGAACCTCAGGCGCTGCAGATGCTCCAGTGCACGCCCATCAACCAATTAGAACAGAGCCCTAAACACAACCACCAAACTGACGGTGACACCTCTCCTGTCTCACTTAGCAAGGATTGTAAAGACCAGGTCACAATGAGTGTGAGCCCCAGCAATGAGACTGTAGAGCTTAGTGTGAAGGAGCCTGTGTATACAAAGCCCCGCACTGCCAACAAGAGAAGCAGCATGTATCTGGAAGATATGGTGTTGCCTTCTCAGGGTAAAAGGACCGAAGGTCAGAGCCAGTTTGGCAGAAACCAGTTTCACTCATATGAAAACCTCCTCATTCACATCCCAAAAGACCATAAACCAGGCACCTTTCCAAAAGCCCTGTCCATAGAAAGCCTGGCGCCTTCCCCTGGTGACAGAAACAATGACTCCCAGGTACATGCCCAAACGTCCCCCACTGACAATGGCCTGGGTGAACCCTGGTCTAGTAAACCTTTGTGTAAACCCTGTCCTGAAGCTCCACGGGGCAGCAGGGTAAGTGTTTATGACAATGTGCCAGGCTCCCATTTGTATGCCAGCACAGGAGACCTGCTGGACTTAGAGAAAGAGGACAATCTGTTCCCTCACCTGGATGACATTATCCAGCATGTAAGCGGTTTGCAGCAAATAGTGAACCACTGGAGCCGTAGCGTGCTGCCTGAGGGGGAGAcaggggagggggaggaggaaggggagggCAGGACCACTCCCAGTGAAGGCGAGAGAGACGGGGTCTCCTTAAATGACACCGATTCAACAGGGACCAGTCGGGAGAGGCGAGACTCCGGAGTTGGGGCCTCCCTCACAAGACCACG TCTACGATGGCCCAGTCTGAGAACTTCAGATCATCTCAACCAGCCTGCATCTTCTCTGCAGATCAGCAGCCAATCAGCGGGCCAGCTCAGCCTGCTGCAAAAGTTTTCCTTGCTCCGTCTCACCGCCATCATGGAGAAATATTCAATGTCCAACAAACACGGCTGGACATG GTCTGTGCCAAAGTTTATGAAGCGCATGAAGGTGCCAGACTACAAAGAGAAGAGTGTATTCGGAGTTCCCCTCATTGTCCATGTCCAGCGATGTGGTTTTCCACTCCCCCTGTGTTTACAGCAGGCCCTCAGCCACCTCAGAATACATTGTCTGGACCAG GTTGGATTGTTCCGGAAGTCCGGCGTGAAGTCTCGGATTCAGGCGTTGAGGCAGCAGTGTGAGTTGTCTCCTGACTGCGTGAGCTATGATGACCAGTCAGCATACGATGTGGCTGACATGGTCAAACAGTTCTTCAGAGACCTGCCTGAACCTCTCCTAACAAGCAAGCTAGGGGAAACCTTCCTGCATATTTACCAGT atgtcCCAAAGGAGCAGAGACTGCAGGCCGTTCGAGCGGCCATCTTGTTAATGCCAGATGAAAACAGGGAGGTTCTGCAGACGCTGCTCTACTTTCTGCGTGACGTTACGTCAATGGTGGAGGAGAACCAGATGACGCCGATGAACCTGGCTGTTTGTCTGGGGCCGTCGCTCTTCCACCTCAGCATACTGAAGAGCGAGACCTTATCACCGAG GTCAATTCAGAGGAAGTACACTACAGGCCAACCCGATCAGAAAGACCTCAGTGAGAATCTGGCTGCCACTCAGGGCCTGGCACACATGATCACTGAGTGCCAACGTCTCTTTCAG ATCCCAGAGGAAATGGTGACCCAGTCCCGCAACTCCTACATGGAAGCTGAACTGATGGTGCCCCCACTGGACGAGCTTTGCAAGGCTCACGAGGAGGAAGTGGATGtagatgaggaagaagaggatgaggaaggaTCCTATCATGCACACCTAGAAAGGCTGATCCAGaacctgctgaaagaggccaaagATAGGAGCAAAGGCTGGGTGTCTCGCCCAACTAATGACCATACAGAACTGTCATTTAAAAAG GTGGGAGATGGTAACCCTCTAAGGCGGTGGCGAGTGTGTCTCGAGGTGTCGGCAACTCCCACTGAGGTGTTGCATCGGCTGCTGAGAGAACGCCCGCTGTGGCAGACTGACCTTCAGGAGGAGAAGATTCTGGAGACTCTGGATAAACAGACGGATGTGTACCTGTACTCCTGCTGCAACATGCCACCTCAACCCACCTGTGAATATGTGGTACTGAG ATCATGGCGCGCAGACCTCTGCAAAGGCTCCTCTgcgcttgtttgtgtctctgtcgATCATGAAGACAGCCCACCGACAGGATCAGTGAGGGGGGTCGTGCTGGAGTCGCAGTACCTCCTAGAGCCCTGTGGGACGGGGAGGACCAGACTCACGCATGTCTCCAGAGTGGACCTCAG GGGAAGGTCTCCAGAATGGTACAACAAGGCATTTGGCCACCTATGTGTTAATGAAGCCCAGAGGATCCgctcctcttttcttccctcAGATCAGACAAGCCCTGAGGCCAAGATCTGA
- the stard13a gene encoding stAR-related lipid transfer protein 13 isoform X1, producing the protein MEVADITMTLVDDVEAAASTAHAATSAHCEDADRANFARNEETANSNLNPTDSANVTEPAGDEDGDRKSLTTADSVDNTRDESADSICTEDSADCANLTKSGSMEISDNIDCADKSSKGGSNDSESDCDSTGESTYLEAMTPAGQDYYLRLGDTPRRRSALRLSRIIARQQLLRRLAQEIEAKEACDWLRAAGFPQYAQLYEDSQFPVDISSVKRDHDFLDRDLVEPLCRRLNTLNKCASMKLDVTHPKKKGDDSDEDDPLAISKRWTFEWSSRRWSRLQDFLSDSTNESSPTGQGEGLHSTVSSESVLTDLSEQEITEISSLHSEDSASAMPDSISMASLSASYQPPRELPHYNSLPIKSSRHGQGRRSKAKEFLRRMEIMRTWGPSTRRKGSNRRPPLVISGPVLQGEEPQALQMLQCTPINQLEQSPKHNHQTDGDTSPVSLSKDCKDQVTMSVSPSNETVELSVKEPVYTKPRTANKRSSMYLEDMVLPSQGKRTEGQSQFGRNQFHSYENLLIHIPKDHKPGTFPKALSIESLAPSPGDRNNDSQVHAQTSPTDNGLGEPWSSKPLCKPCPEAPRGSRVSVYDNVPGSHLYASTGDLLDLEKEDNLFPHLDDIIQHVSGLQQIVNHWSRSVLPEGETGEGEEEGEGRTTPSEGERDGVSLNDTDSTGTSRERRDSGVGASLTRPRLRWPSLRTSDHLNQPASSLQISSQSAGQLSLLQKFSLLRLTAIMEKYSMSNKHGWTWSVPKFMKRMKVPDYKEKSVFGVPLIVHVQRCGFPLPLCLQQALSHLRIHCLDQVGLFRKSGVKSRIQALRQQCELSPDCVSYDDQSAYDVADMVKQFFRDLPEPLLTSKLGETFLHIYQYVPKEQRLQAVRAAILLMPDENREVLQTLLYFLRDVTSMVEENQMTPMNLAVCLGPSLFHLSILKSETLSPRSIQRKYTTGQPDQKDLSENLAATQGLAHMITECQRLFQIPEEMVTQSRNSYMEAELMVPPLDELCKAHEEEVDVDEEEEDEEGSYHAHLERLIQNLLKEAKDRSKGWVSRPTNDHTELSFKKVGDGNPLRRWRVCLEVSATPTEVLHRLLRERPLWQTDLQEEKILETLDKQTDVYLYSCCNMPPQPTCEYVVLRSWRADLCKGSSALVCVSVDHEDSPPTGSVRGVVLESQYLLEPCGTGRTRLTHVSRVDLRGRSPEWYNKAFGHLCVNEAQRIRSSFLPSDQTSPEAKI; encoded by the exons ATGGAGGTTGCAGACATCACAATGACCCTTGTGGATGATGTGGAAGCTGCAGCGAGCACAGCTCATGCGGCTACCTCGGCGCACTGTGAAGATGCAGACAGAGCAAATTTTGCAAGGAATGAAGAGACAGCAAACAGCAACCTGAACCCTACGGACAGCGCCAACGTGACAGAACCTGCTGGAGATGAGGATGGGGACAGAAAGAGTTTAACCACTGCAGACAGTGTGGATAATACGAGGGATGAGAGTGCTGACAGTATCTGCACTGAGGACAGTGCAGACTGTGCCAATCTCACAAAGAGTGGCAGCATGGAAATCAGTGACAACATAGACTGCGCGGATAAAAGTTCCAAGGGCGGCAGTAATGACAGTGAGAGTGACTGTGACAGCACCGGTGAGAGTACTTACCTGGAGGCCATGACACCCGCCGGGCAGGACTACTACCTGAGGCTGGGTGACACCCCTCGACGGCGCTCTGCCCTGCGCCTCTCGCGCATCATTGCCCGCCAGCAGCTTCTGCGAAGGTTGGCACAAG AGATTGAGGCTAAGGAGGCTTGTGACTGGCTTCGAGCAGCGGGATTTCCACAGTACGCCCAGCTGTATGAAG ATTCCCAGTTTCCAGTTGATATTTCATCAGTAAAGAGGGACCACGACTTTTTGGACCGGGATCTGGTGGAGCCTCTGTGTCG GCGTCTAAATACACTAAACAAGTGCGCCTCCATGAAACTGGATGTCACTCATCCCAAGAAGAAA GGTGATGACTCTGATGAAGATGATCCTCTGGCTATCAGTAAAAGGTGGACATTCGAGTGGAGCAGCCGACGTTGGTCTCGCCTACAAGACTTTCTGTCCGACAGCACCAATGAAAGCAGCCCGACGGGTCAGGGGGAGGGTCTGCACAGCACAGTGAGCAGCGAGAGCGTGCTGACGGACTTGAGCGAGCAGGAGATCACGGAAATCTCCTCGCTACACAGTGAGGACTCCGCCTCTGCGATGCCTGACTCTATATCCATGGCCTCCCTCTCTGCTTCCTATCAACCGCCACGGGAGCTTCCACACTACAACTCCCTGCCTATCAAAAGTAGTCGCCATGGGCAAGGAAGGCGGAGTAAAGCCAAGGAGTTTTTGCGTCGAATGGAAATAATGCGTACTTGGGGGCCATCAACGAGGCGGAAGGGCTCAAACCGCAGGCCGCCACTGGTCATCAGTGGGCCGGTGTTACAGGGTGAGGAACCTCAGGCGCTGCAGATGCTCCAGTGCACGCCCATCAACCAATTAGAACAGAGCCCTAAACACAACCACCAAACTGACGGTGACACCTCTCCTGTCTCACTTAGCAAGGATTGTAAAGACCAGGTCACAATGAGTGTGAGCCCCAGCAATGAGACTGTAGAGCTTAGTGTGAAGGAGCCTGTGTATACAAAGCCCCGCACTGCCAACAAGAGAAGCAGCATGTATCTGGAAGATATGGTGTTGCCTTCTCAGGGTAAAAGGACCGAAGGTCAGAGCCAGTTTGGCAGAAACCAGTTTCACTCATATGAAAACCTCCTCATTCACATCCCAAAAGACCATAAACCAGGCACCTTTCCAAAAGCCCTGTCCATAGAAAGCCTGGCGCCTTCCCCTGGTGACAGAAACAATGACTCCCAGGTACATGCCCAAACGTCCCCCACTGACAATGGCCTGGGTGAACCCTGGTCTAGTAAACCTTTGTGTAAACCCTGTCCTGAAGCTCCACGGGGCAGCAGGGTAAGTGTTTATGACAATGTGCCAGGCTCCCATTTGTATGCCAGCACAGGAGACCTGCTGGACTTAGAGAAAGAGGACAATCTGTTCCCTCACCTGGATGACATTATCCAGCATGTAAGCGGTTTGCAGCAAATAGTGAACCACTGGAGCCGTAGCGTGCTGCCTGAGGGGGAGAcaggggagggggaggaggaaggggagggCAGGACCACTCCCAGTGAAGGCGAGAGAGACGGGGTCTCCTTAAATGACACCGATTCAACAGGGACCAGTCGGGAGAGGCGAGACTCCGGAGTTGGGGCCTCCCTCACAAGACCACG TCTACGATGGCCCAGTCTGAGAACTTCAGATCATCTCAACCAGCCTGCATCTTCTCTGCAGATCAGCAGCCAATCAGCGGGCCAGCTCAGCCTGCTGCAAAAGTTTTCCTTGCTCCGTCTCACCGCCATCATGGAGAAATATTCAATGTCCAACAAACACGGCTGGACATG GTCTGTGCCAAAGTTTATGAAGCGCATGAAGGTGCCAGACTACAAAGAGAAGAGTGTATTCGGAGTTCCCCTCATTGTCCATGTCCAGCGATGTGGTTTTCCACTCCCCCTGTGTTTACAGCAGGCCCTCAGCCACCTCAGAATACATTGTCTGGACCAG GTTGGATTGTTCCGGAAGTCCGGCGTGAAGTCTCGGATTCAGGCGTTGAGGCAGCAGTGTGAGTTGTCTCCTGACTGCGTGAGCTATGATGACCAGTCAGCATACGATGTGGCTGACATGGTCAAACAGTTCTTCAGAGACCTGCCTGAACCTCTCCTAACAAGCAAGCTAGGGGAAACCTTCCTGCATATTTACCAGT atgtcCCAAAGGAGCAGAGACTGCAGGCCGTTCGAGCGGCCATCTTGTTAATGCCAGATGAAAACAGGGAGGTTCTGCAGACGCTGCTCTACTTTCTGCGTGACGTTACGTCAATGGTGGAGGAGAACCAGATGACGCCGATGAACCTGGCTGTTTGTCTGGGGCCGTCGCTCTTCCACCTCAGCATACTGAAGAGCGAGACCTTATCACCGAG GTCAATTCAGAGGAAGTACACTACAGGCCAACCCGATCAGAAAGACCTCAGTGAGAATCTGGCTGCCACTCAGGGCCTGGCACACATGATCACTGAGTGCCAACGTCTCTTTCAG ATCCCAGAGGAAATGGTGACCCAGTCCCGCAACTCCTACATGGAAGCTGAACTGATGGTGCCCCCACTGGACGAGCTTTGCAAGGCTCACGAGGAGGAAGTGGATGtagatgaggaagaagaggatgaggaaggaTCCTATCATGCACACCTAGAAAGGCTGATCCAGaacctgctgaaagaggccaaagATAGGAGCAAAGGCTGGGTGTCTCGCCCAACTAATGACCATACAGAACTGTCATTTAAAAAG GTGGGAGATGGTAACCCTCTAAGGCGGTGGCGAGTGTGTCTCGAGGTGTCGGCAACTCCCACTGAGGTGTTGCATCGGCTGCTGAGAGAACGCCCGCTGTGGCAGACTGACCTTCAGGAGGAGAAGATTCTGGAGACTCTGGATAAACAGACGGATGTGTACCTGTACTCCTGCTGCAACATGCCACCTCAACCCACCTGTGAATATGTGGTACTGAG ATCATGGCGCGCAGACCTCTGCAAAGGCTCCTCTgcgcttgtttgtgtctctgtcgATCATGAAGACAGCCCACCGACAGGATCAGTGAGGGGGGTCGTGCTGGAGTCGCAGTACCTCCTAGAGCCCTGTGGGACGGGGAGGACCAGACTCACGCATGTCTCCAGAGTGGACCTCAG GGGAAGGTCTCCAGAATGGTACAACAAGGCATTTGGCCACCTATGTGTTAATGAAGCCCAGAGGATCCgctcctcttttcttccctcAGATCAGACAAGCCCTGAGGCCAAGATCTGA
- the stard13a gene encoding stAR-related lipid transfer protein 13 isoform X3 produces the protein MRASKIEAKEACDWLRAAGFPQYAQLYEDSQFPVDISSVKRDHDFLDRDLVEPLCRRLNTLNKCASMKLDVTHPKKKGDDSDEDDPLAISKRWTFEWSSRRWSRLQDFLSDSTNESSPTGQGEGLHSTVSSESVLTDLSEQEITEISSLHSEDSASAMPDSISMASLSASYQPPRELPHYNSLPIKSSRHGQGRRSKAKEFLRRMEIMRTWGPSTRRKGSNRRPPLVISGPVLQGEEPQALQMLQCTPINQLEQSPKHNHQTDGDTSPVSLSKDCKDQVTMSVSPSNETVELSVKEPVYTKPRTANKRSSMYLEDMVLPSQGKRTEGQSQFGRNQFHSYENLLIHIPKDHKPGTFPKALSIESLAPSPGDRNNDSQVHAQTSPTDNGLGEPWSSKPLCKPCPEAPRGSRVSVYDNVPGSHLYASTGDLLDLEKEDNLFPHLDDIIQHVSGLQQIVNHWSRSVLPEGETGEGEEEGEGRTTPSEGERDGVSLNDTDSTGTSRERRDSGVGASLTRPRLRWPSLRTSDHLNQPASSLQISSQSAGQLSLLQKFSLLRLTAIMEKYSMSNKHGWTWSVPKFMKRMKVPDYKEKSVFGVPLIVHVQRCGFPLPLCLQQALSHLRIHCLDQVGLFRKSGVKSRIQALRQQCELSPDCVSYDDQSAYDVADMVKQFFRDLPEPLLTSKLGETFLHIYQYVPKEQRLQAVRAAILLMPDENREVLQTLLYFLRDVTSMVEENQMTPMNLAVCLGPSLFHLSILKSETLSPRSIQRKYTTGQPDQKDLSENLAATQGLAHMITECQRLFQIPEEMVTQSRNSYMEAELMVPPLDELCKAHEEEVDVDEEEEDEEGSYHAHLERLIQNLLKEAKDRSKGWVSRPTNDHTELSFKKVGDGNPLRRWRVCLEVSATPTEVLHRLLRERPLWQTDLQEEKILETLDKQTDVYLYSCCNMPPQPTCEYVVLRSWRADLCKGSSALVCVSVDHEDSPPTGSVRGVVLESQYLLEPCGTGRTRLTHVSRVDLRGRSPEWYNKAFGHLCVNEAQRIRSSFLPSDQTSPEAKI, from the exons ATGAGAGCTTCGA AGATTGAGGCTAAGGAGGCTTGTGACTGGCTTCGAGCAGCGGGATTTCCACAGTACGCCCAGCTGTATGAAG ATTCCCAGTTTCCAGTTGATATTTCATCAGTAAAGAGGGACCACGACTTTTTGGACCGGGATCTGGTGGAGCCTCTGTGTCG GCGTCTAAATACACTAAACAAGTGCGCCTCCATGAAACTGGATGTCACTCATCCCAAGAAGAAA GGTGATGACTCTGATGAAGATGATCCTCTGGCTATCAGTAAAAGGTGGACATTCGAGTGGAGCAGCCGACGTTGGTCTCGCCTACAAGACTTTCTGTCCGACAGCACCAATGAAAGCAGCCCGACGGGTCAGGGGGAGGGTCTGCACAGCACAGTGAGCAGCGAGAGCGTGCTGACGGACTTGAGCGAGCAGGAGATCACGGAAATCTCCTCGCTACACAGTGAGGACTCCGCCTCTGCGATGCCTGACTCTATATCCATGGCCTCCCTCTCTGCTTCCTATCAACCGCCACGGGAGCTTCCACACTACAACTCCCTGCCTATCAAAAGTAGTCGCCATGGGCAAGGAAGGCGGAGTAAAGCCAAGGAGTTTTTGCGTCGAATGGAAATAATGCGTACTTGGGGGCCATCAACGAGGCGGAAGGGCTCAAACCGCAGGCCGCCACTGGTCATCAGTGGGCCGGTGTTACAGGGTGAGGAACCTCAGGCGCTGCAGATGCTCCAGTGCACGCCCATCAACCAATTAGAACAGAGCCCTAAACACAACCACCAAACTGACGGTGACACCTCTCCTGTCTCACTTAGCAAGGATTGTAAAGACCAGGTCACAATGAGTGTGAGCCCCAGCAATGAGACTGTAGAGCTTAGTGTGAAGGAGCCTGTGTATACAAAGCCCCGCACTGCCAACAAGAGAAGCAGCATGTATCTGGAAGATATGGTGTTGCCTTCTCAGGGTAAAAGGACCGAAGGTCAGAGCCAGTTTGGCAGAAACCAGTTTCACTCATATGAAAACCTCCTCATTCACATCCCAAAAGACCATAAACCAGGCACCTTTCCAAAAGCCCTGTCCATAGAAAGCCTGGCGCCTTCCCCTGGTGACAGAAACAATGACTCCCAGGTACATGCCCAAACGTCCCCCACTGACAATGGCCTGGGTGAACCCTGGTCTAGTAAACCTTTGTGTAAACCCTGTCCTGAAGCTCCACGGGGCAGCAGGGTAAGTGTTTATGACAATGTGCCAGGCTCCCATTTGTATGCCAGCACAGGAGACCTGCTGGACTTAGAGAAAGAGGACAATCTGTTCCCTCACCTGGATGACATTATCCAGCATGTAAGCGGTTTGCAGCAAATAGTGAACCACTGGAGCCGTAGCGTGCTGCCTGAGGGGGAGAcaggggagggggaggaggaaggggagggCAGGACCACTCCCAGTGAAGGCGAGAGAGACGGGGTCTCCTTAAATGACACCGATTCAACAGGGACCAGTCGGGAGAGGCGAGACTCCGGAGTTGGGGCCTCCCTCACAAGACCACG TCTACGATGGCCCAGTCTGAGAACTTCAGATCATCTCAACCAGCCTGCATCTTCTCTGCAGATCAGCAGCCAATCAGCGGGCCAGCTCAGCCTGCTGCAAAAGTTTTCCTTGCTCCGTCTCACCGCCATCATGGAGAAATATTCAATGTCCAACAAACACGGCTGGACATG GTCTGTGCCAAAGTTTATGAAGCGCATGAAGGTGCCAGACTACAAAGAGAAGAGTGTATTCGGAGTTCCCCTCATTGTCCATGTCCAGCGATGTGGTTTTCCACTCCCCCTGTGTTTACAGCAGGCCCTCAGCCACCTCAGAATACATTGTCTGGACCAG GTTGGATTGTTCCGGAAGTCCGGCGTGAAGTCTCGGATTCAGGCGTTGAGGCAGCAGTGTGAGTTGTCTCCTGACTGCGTGAGCTATGATGACCAGTCAGCATACGATGTGGCTGACATGGTCAAACAGTTCTTCAGAGACCTGCCTGAACCTCTCCTAACAAGCAAGCTAGGGGAAACCTTCCTGCATATTTACCAGT atgtcCCAAAGGAGCAGAGACTGCAGGCCGTTCGAGCGGCCATCTTGTTAATGCCAGATGAAAACAGGGAGGTTCTGCAGACGCTGCTCTACTTTCTGCGTGACGTTACGTCAATGGTGGAGGAGAACCAGATGACGCCGATGAACCTGGCTGTTTGTCTGGGGCCGTCGCTCTTCCACCTCAGCATACTGAAGAGCGAGACCTTATCACCGAG GTCAATTCAGAGGAAGTACACTACAGGCCAACCCGATCAGAAAGACCTCAGTGAGAATCTGGCTGCCACTCAGGGCCTGGCACACATGATCACTGAGTGCCAACGTCTCTTTCAG ATCCCAGAGGAAATGGTGACCCAGTCCCGCAACTCCTACATGGAAGCTGAACTGATGGTGCCCCCACTGGACGAGCTTTGCAAGGCTCACGAGGAGGAAGTGGATGtagatgaggaagaagaggatgaggaaggaTCCTATCATGCACACCTAGAAAGGCTGATCCAGaacctgctgaaagaggccaaagATAGGAGCAAAGGCTGGGTGTCTCGCCCAACTAATGACCATACAGAACTGTCATTTAAAAAG GTGGGAGATGGTAACCCTCTAAGGCGGTGGCGAGTGTGTCTCGAGGTGTCGGCAACTCCCACTGAGGTGTTGCATCGGCTGCTGAGAGAACGCCCGCTGTGGCAGACTGACCTTCAGGAGGAGAAGATTCTGGAGACTCTGGATAAACAGACGGATGTGTACCTGTACTCCTGCTGCAACATGCCACCTCAACCCACCTGTGAATATGTGGTACTGAG ATCATGGCGCGCAGACCTCTGCAAAGGCTCCTCTgcgcttgtttgtgtctctgtcgATCATGAAGACAGCCCACCGACAGGATCAGTGAGGGGGGTCGTGCTGGAGTCGCAGTACCTCCTAGAGCCCTGTGGGACGGGGAGGACCAGACTCACGCATGTCTCCAGAGTGGACCTCAG GGGAAGGTCTCCAGAATGGTACAACAAGGCATTTGGCCACCTATGTGTTAATGAAGCCCAGAGGATCCgctcctcttttcttccctcAGATCAGACAAGCCCTGAGGCCAAGATCTGA